A stretch of DNA from Oryza brachyantha chromosome 4, ObraRS2, whole genome shotgun sequence:
CAGGTTTTAATATCACAAAGGTATTTCTGCTGCCAGATTCTATCAACAGTTGTTACTGAAATAATGTACAGACTAACTATGAAGATAGAATTAGTATGATATCGCTAatataagaaaagaaacaaaaatacaataactACCTATACTTGGGCAATGTTAGAAGGCAGGAATTTTGAAGAATCTAATAGGAAAGAATACAATTCCTACAAACACGATGAAACTGTCCCTGTGTCTAAATAGGGACTGTCTTTTGGAAATTCCCACGTGGATGCTTTAAATAGTAGGAATTAACCATCTGTAATTAAGATATAAAATCTAATCACCATACATGGGGTGATAAAATCTAATTATGTGTAGGTGACAAATCATAGAGGCATGTGAAAATTGTCAAAAGAATGAAATTGTGCAAACAATCAGTGCAATCAACAGAATCTATTTACATGAGGGAGGACATGGCTGAACCTAACTCACAGTAGCAAAATTTCCCTTTCAATTTAACTCTCAATACTTCAGTGTCATCATATGAAACCATTGAAGAATCAATATAGCAATGAGTTATATAGTAATCAGCCAATAAGTTGATAGTCAGAACTCAGAATAACACACCCAGTGGCACACAAGATGTGTTTCCAGTACTCACCGTGCATTACTTAATCCAGCCCATGCATGGTGGACGACCAAGAAAAGAATATTAGGTAGATCAAAAAGGTGGAAATGGTGATGTGCAATGCAATACATGGGTTAGAAACAATACAGGAAGTAGCTAAATCAAAGGGAATGCATGACACACGAGCAGTACATGGGTCAGAAAAATCACAAGTTCACCACTGACTAGTAGTAGTAAGTAAAtaagcaccaccaccatccaAACACTAGGTTATCCACAGAAGCTTTGGGTCTGATTACCAACCAAAAAATCCAGAACACTACCAACTACTACCAGCATCATCTCCTAACCCTTAAATAGCACTAAAATCGCACTTAAGATTCTAAACGGTGACAGCTACATGTCTACCACCACCGACAATTATAAGTCACACGAAATCACGAATGAGCGACAAGATCCCACTCCAGTACAGAACCAAAAGACAGGTGCATCCCACCTCCCAACGCGGAGGCGCATGAAGAAGACGGATCTTGGCTAAACTCACGCCCAAATCACCCCAATTTCGCTTTCCATGCAGACACTGATGCAGATTACACGACCAATTCGAGCAGAACAACACCAAAAGGaacacaattttatttttgcaaaggGGAGAAGAGGCAAGAACCTTTCCGGTGGTCTCGTAGTACTCGTTGAGAGCCCACTGGTACTTGGACTGATCCAGGCCGAACCAGTTGGAGATGTACTCGTCGAGGCTCGCGTGCGCTGCAGCAAGAAacgcgcggcggcgtcagGCAAATCGATTTTCACAAGCCACTCGAGATGGATTTCGAGAACACCGAATCGAAGAACATAGGGCGAGACGACCACCTTCCTGCACGCGCGCGACCGTGTCCCAGAACAAAGCGAGCATCGATCCATCCGGCCTCGGCCCGGCCTTCTCgaactgcggcggcggcacctgcaccggcggcgggggcgtcgGAGGGGGCTTAGTCGCGGAGAGCCTCGCGGAAGGCAGCGGCACCtgcaccggcggcggaggcctaggggaggaggacgagagCCTCGCGGCGGGCAGCGGCGGGGACTCCGTCTtcaccggcggcggggtcgCCAGCCGCGGGGCCTTGACCGGCGGaggcgccaccgcctccgcctcgccgccgcggggggaTCCGCTGGGGGTGGAGAACTCCGAGCGTGGGGAGTCCGGGGACCCCGAGGCCCGGgcctccgccggcgacggcgacggcggcgtgatGAACACCGTCAGATTCCCCGCCTTGCCtatcaccggcggcggcgggggggtGGACGCCATCTCCGGCCGCGCAGGTGGGGGGACTGGGGACTAGGGGGGAGGGGAGTGAGTgaggaggagacgacgacCGCTAGTGGGAGACGCCATTGCGGGCGACAAGGGGGAGAAGCTTTTGTTCCGCGCTTTTccgatatttttttctctctctcgccttttttttccttttattttttatttcttttctctttttccgcTCATCCGCGACGACAACCGTTGTCGGTCTACGATAAATTCTCTAATTAGTTGTaggtataatatttattatattatttttttatcttgtatTGGTTGtacatttctaatatataaagttttttccTTAAAGAGTTATATACCTCTTGAGAGCATTTGTTTTAGCggtaaacgaaaaaaaatagtatctaAATTCTTTTAGATTAATGATGTCAAATAGAATGTATATAGATGATCATTATCCCATTCACTGTGTGCCCTCGGCGGCCATTTTTTCGTCTCGAAATAATAAGGAAAAGGCCTTT
This window harbors:
- the LOC121054282 gene encoding leucine-rich repeat extensin-like protein 3, with product MASTPPPPPVIGKAGNLTVFITPPSPSPAEARASGSPDSPRSEFSTPSGSPRGGEAEAVAPPPVKAPRLATPPPVKTESPPLPAARLSSSSPRPPPPVQVPLPSARLSATKPPPTPPPPVQVPPPQFEKAGPRPDGSMLALFWDTVARVQEAHASLDEYISNWFGLDQSKYQWALNEYYETTGKEMDSGKSAAPKELGSKMQV